The Actinopolyspora erythraea genome has a segment encoding these proteins:
- a CDS encoding TetR/AcrR family transcriptional regulator translates to MSDSRPVEGVGEPRGTAQKPAVHARRAELLDRLCDLFLAEGFAHFTLDELAGRMHCSKSTLYTLAPSKEQLAVRVVGYFFKRSTANMERQIAEYTDPRSRMRTYLKAAAAELAPASRRFIGDMADNPATRASYEANARAAADRIRRDVHEGVRAGVFREVDAALVAEMVGLTISAIQRGEITDRTGLSDAAAFDALSDFLVGGLSASKAEPVRGTGEQSTEES, encoded by the coding sequence ATGAGTGATTCCCGCCCGGTTGAAGGTGTCGGCGAACCACGCGGCACCGCCCAGAAGCCGGCCGTGCACGCCCGCCGGGCGGAGCTGCTGGACCGGTTGTGCGATCTCTTCCTGGCCGAGGGGTTCGCGCACTTCACGCTGGACGAGCTGGCCGGACGCATGCACTGCTCGAAGTCCACCCTCTACACGCTGGCACCGAGCAAGGAACAGCTCGCCGTGCGCGTGGTGGGGTACTTCTTCAAACGTTCCACCGCCAACATGGAGCGGCAGATCGCCGAGTACACCGATCCGCGTTCGCGGATGCGGACCTACCTCAAGGCCGCCGCGGCCGAACTCGCCCCGGCGAGTCGACGGTTCATCGGCGACATGGCCGACAACCCGGCGACCCGGGCCAGTTACGAGGCCAACGCCAGGGCTGCCGCCGACCGGATTCGCCGGGACGTGCACGAGGGGGTGCGGGCCGGCGTCTTCCGCGAGGTCGACGCCGCCCTGGTGGCCGAGATGGTCGGATTGACGATCTCGGCCATCCAGCGTGGCGAGATCACCGACCGGACCGGTCTTTCCGACGCGGCTGCCTTCGACGCGCTCTCGGACTTCCTGGTGGGAGGGTTGTCGGCCTCGAAGGCCGAGCCGGTGCGCGGCACCGGCGAGCAGTCTACGGAGGAAAGTTGA
- a CDS encoding carbohydrate kinase family protein encodes MILICGEALVDLVPGEAGAGELAPLHPRLGGGPYNVTIALGRLSTPVGMFTRLSGDRFGVKLLERLHEAGVDTTEVQVGAEPTTLAVVELDERGAARYGFHTEGTAAPLVEEPGELPSEVEALCFGTLAMVLEPGASVHERLLFREAERGRFTALDPNIRADLIGDPAAYRRRFHEWLPAVDLLKLSVEDAAWLAGSEPASESPELFEALRDWLGRGPAAVVLTRGADGIAVLTGDGGLVEVDAAEVPVVDTIGAGDTIQAALLCWLHRAGALSDGAVRALSEADWRAALSFAAAAAGVTVSRRGAEPPYASEL; translated from the coding sequence TTGATCCTGATCTGTGGTGAGGCCCTGGTCGATCTCGTTCCGGGGGAGGCGGGGGCAGGGGAGCTCGCACCGCTGCATCCCCGGCTGGGTGGTGGTCCCTACAACGTCACCATCGCCCTGGGCAGGCTGTCGACCCCGGTGGGCATGTTCACCCGGCTCTCCGGTGACCGGTTCGGGGTGAAGTTGCTGGAGCGGCTGCACGAGGCGGGGGTGGACACCACCGAGGTGCAGGTGGGGGCGGAACCGACCACGCTCGCCGTGGTGGAGCTGGACGAGCGGGGAGCGGCTCGTTACGGCTTCCACACCGAGGGCACCGCGGCCCCGCTGGTCGAGGAGCCGGGCGAGCTGCCCTCGGAGGTCGAGGCGCTGTGCTTCGGGACTCTGGCCATGGTTCTGGAACCGGGGGCCTCGGTTCACGAGCGGTTGTTGTTCCGGGAGGCCGAGCGGGGACGGTTCACCGCCCTCGACCCGAACATTCGCGCGGACCTGATCGGGGACCCGGCCGCCTACCGCCGTCGTTTCCACGAATGGCTCCCCGCCGTCGATCTGCTGAAGCTGTCGGTGGAGGACGCGGCCTGGCTGGCGGGGTCGGAGCCCGCCAGCGAGTCGCCGGAGCTGTTCGAGGCGCTGCGGGACTGGCTCGGTCGCGGTCCGGCGGCGGTCGTGCTGACCAGGGGAGCCGACGGAATCGCGGTGCTGACCGGTGACGGCGGGCTGGTGGAGGTGGACGCCGCCGAGGTGCCGGTGGTGGACACGATCGGCGCGGGCGACACCATTCAGGCCGCCCTGCTGTGCTGGTTACACCGGGCGGGGGCGCTGTCGGACGGGGCGGTGCGAGCTCTCTCGGAGGCGGACTGGCGTGCCGCGCTGTCCTTCGCGGCAGCGGCGGCGGGGGTCACGGTCTCCCGCCGGGGGGCCGAACCGCCCTACGCCTCCGAGCTCTGA
- a CDS encoding citrate synthase: MPDDATANRTVALRYDAGEHEMGVTAPTEGTPGVNLDKLMAKTGLVTLDPGFVNTAACESDITYIDGGAGILRYRGYPIEELAAKSNFVEVSYLLIYGELPTAQQYEEFADRVRRHTLLHEDLRKFFDGFPRDAHPMPVLSSAVSALSTFYQDSLNPFDRNQVELSTHRLLAKLPTIAAYAYKKSVGQPFLYPDNSLGLVENFLRMTFGFPAEPYEVDPTMARALDLLFILHADHEQNCSTSTVRMVGSSEANLFASISAGINALFGPLHGGANSAVLDMLEGIHADGGDVDSFVNRVKNKEPGVKLMGFGHRVYKNYDPRARIIKKTADEVLEKLGSNDPLLDIALKLEERALSDDYFIERNLYPNVDFYTGLIYKAMGFPTKFFTVLFALGRLPGWIAHWREMLDDPARKISRPRQVYTGQAQRSYVPMDQR; the protein is encoded by the coding sequence ATGCCCGACGACGCGACCGCCAACCGCACCGTCGCGCTGCGCTACGACGCCGGCGAGCACGAGATGGGCGTGACCGCTCCCACCGAGGGAACGCCCGGTGTCAATTTGGACAAGCTGATGGCCAAAACCGGTTTGGTGACGCTCGACCCGGGCTTCGTCAACACCGCGGCCTGCGAATCCGACATCACCTACATCGACGGTGGTGCGGGAATTCTGCGGTATCGGGGCTACCCGATCGAGGAGCTCGCAGCCAAGTCCAACTTCGTCGAGGTCAGCTACCTGCTGATCTACGGCGAACTGCCCACCGCGCAACAGTACGAGGAGTTCGCGGACCGAGTCCGCAGGCACACGCTGCTGCACGAGGACCTGCGCAAGTTCTTCGACGGGTTCCCCCGAGACGCCCACCCCATGCCGGTGCTCTCCTCGGCGGTTTCGGCGCTGTCCACCTTCTACCAGGACAGCCTCAACCCCTTCGACCGGAACCAGGTCGAGCTGTCCACCCACCGGCTGCTCGCCAAGCTCCCGACGATCGCGGCCTACGCTTACAAGAAGTCCGTCGGGCAGCCCTTCCTCTACCCGGACAACTCGCTCGGGCTGGTGGAGAACTTCCTGCGGATGACGTTCGGCTTCCCAGCGGAGCCCTACGAGGTCGATCCGACCATGGCTCGCGCGCTGGACCTGCTGTTCATCCTGCACGCCGATCACGAGCAGAACTGCTCCACCTCGACCGTGCGGATGGTCGGCTCCTCCGAGGCGAACCTGTTCGCCAGCATCTCGGCGGGGATCAACGCCCTGTTCGGCCCGCTGCACGGCGGTGCGAACAGCGCGGTGCTGGACATGCTGGAAGGAATCCACGCCGACGGCGGCGACGTCGACTCCTTCGTGAACCGGGTGAAGAACAAGGAACCCGGCGTCAAGCTCATGGGATTCGGCCACCGGGTCTACAAGAACTACGACCCGCGCGCGCGGATCATCAAGAAGACCGCCGACGAGGTGCTGGAGAAGCTGGGGTCCAACGACCCGCTGCTGGACATCGCGCTCAAGCTCGAGGAACGCGCGCTTTCCGACGACTACTTCATCGAGCGCAACCTCTACCCGAACGTGGACTTCTACACGGGCCTGATCTACAAGGCCATGGGCTTTCCCACGAAGTTCTTCACCGTGCTGTTCGCCCTCGGGCGGTTGCCGGGCTGGATCGCCCACTGGCGCGAGATGCTGGACGACCCGGCCCGCAAGATCAGCCGCCCGCGGCAGGTCTACACCGGACAGGCGCAGCGCTCCTACGTTCCGATGGACCAGCGCTGA
- a CDS encoding ABC transporter permease, which produces MKPTLHTVWLVARRELLIRVRTRAFLLGTLLMALLVLAFPVVMFFASSSAGDDGSGPLAASEETTRVGVTPSAAGLAGPLEREAGVDEPAIEVREVADTEAGKTLVREGELDGVVAGTPTEPELFVEQHVFPNLETALTTITYANQLDAEMAENGLDPDQLRDRAGQGEVAIISMGPSPDASGEPMAGMPDAEKAQRLVIAMISTFLLYMFLIMTGQMIAQGVVEEKSSRVVEVLLSTIRSTELMAGKIVGIGLTGLIQFAVVGILGFAAATTTAVLTLPTATVAGLLGWAVLWFLLGFTLYATMLAAAASLVSRQEDLQSVITPVIMLLIVPFVVGVSVLPTNPEGTTGTVLSMIPGFSPMLMPMRLALGEVPLWQGVLSVVLSLAASAVVLWLGGRIYSNAVLRTGARVRFKDALRAS; this is translated from the coding sequence GTGAAACCGACACTGCACACCGTGTGGCTGGTCGCCCGGCGCGAACTGCTGATCAGGGTACGAACGCGGGCCTTCCTGCTGGGAACGCTGCTCATGGCGCTGCTCGTGCTGGCGTTCCCGGTGGTGATGTTCTTCGCGAGCTCCTCGGCGGGCGACGACGGCAGCGGCCCGCTGGCCGCCTCGGAGGAGACCACCCGGGTCGGGGTCACGCCCTCCGCCGCCGGACTCGCCGGTCCCCTGGAGCGGGAAGCCGGAGTGGACGAACCGGCCATCGAGGTCAGGGAGGTCGCCGACACCGAGGCGGGCAAGACCCTGGTGCGCGAGGGCGAGCTCGACGGCGTGGTGGCCGGAACCCCGACGGAGCCGGAGCTCTTCGTCGAACAGCACGTCTTCCCGAACCTGGAAACGGCACTGACCACGATCACCTACGCCAACCAGCTCGACGCCGAGATGGCGGAGAACGGCCTGGATCCGGACCAACTGCGCGACCGGGCCGGGCAGGGCGAGGTGGCGATCATCTCGATGGGCCCCTCACCGGACGCTTCCGGGGAACCGATGGCCGGGATGCCCGACGCGGAGAAGGCCCAGCGGCTGGTCATCGCGATGATCTCGACCTTCCTGCTTTACATGTTCCTGATCATGACGGGGCAGATGATCGCGCAGGGCGTCGTCGAGGAGAAGTCCAGCCGGGTCGTGGAGGTGCTGCTCTCGACGATCCGCAGCACCGAGCTGATGGCCGGGAAGATCGTCGGGATCGGGCTGACCGGCCTGATCCAGTTCGCGGTCGTCGGGATCCTCGGATTCGCCGCGGCGACCACCACAGCGGTGCTCACGCTGCCCACGGCCACCGTGGCCGGACTGCTCGGATGGGCCGTGCTGTGGTTCCTGCTGGGCTTCACGCTCTACGCGACGATGCTCGCGGCGGCGGCCTCGCTGGTCTCCCGACAGGAGGACCTGCAGAGCGTGATAACCCCGGTGATCATGCTGCTGATAGTGCCGTTCGTGGTCGGGGTCTCCGTGCTGCCCACCAACCCGGAGGGCACCACGGGAACGGTGCTGTCCATGATCCCTGGCTTCTCGCCCATGCTGATGCCGATGCGGCTGGCGCTCGGCGAGGTGCCGTTGTGGCAGGGGGTGCTGTCGGTGGTGCTCTCGCTCGCGGCGAGCGCGGTGGTGCTCTGGCTGGGCGGACGGATCTACTCGAACGCGGTGCTGCGTACCGGGGCCAGGGTCAGGTTCAAGGACGCGCTGCGGGCGTCCTGA
- a CDS encoding ABC transporter ATP-binding protein — MPEGALEIDRVSKRYGEVVALDEMSLTVHGGEMLGFVGSNGAGKTTTMRIALGVLAADSGEVRYDGAPVDRTTRSRIGYMPEERGLYPKMKVSEQLQYLGELHGLRRADAAHSANRWTERLGLAERREDQLQKLSLGNQQRVQLAAALVHDPSVLILDEPFSGLDPVAVEVMSTVLREMRDRGVPVVFSSHQLELVQRLCDRVGIVRRGSMVADGTVEELRSSGPARLTVHAPRAPADWAEGLPGVTVESRENGRTTLRLDDTADDQRVLRAALETGPVHEFSRERPSLTELFRDVVTEEIDE, encoded by the coding sequence GTGCCCGAAGGCGCACTGGAGATCGACCGGGTCTCCAAACGCTACGGGGAGGTCGTTGCCCTGGACGAGATGTCACTCACCGTGCACGGCGGTGAGATGCTGGGGTTCGTCGGCAGCAACGGCGCCGGAAAGACCACCACCATGCGGATCGCGCTGGGAGTGCTCGCGGCCGACTCGGGCGAGGTCCGCTACGACGGCGCACCGGTGGACCGGACGACCCGCAGCCGGATCGGCTACATGCCGGAGGAACGCGGCCTCTACCCGAAGATGAAGGTGTCGGAACAACTCCAGTACCTCGGCGAGCTGCACGGGCTGCGGCGCGCCGACGCCGCCCACTCCGCGAACCGGTGGACCGAACGACTGGGGTTGGCCGAACGACGCGAGGACCAGCTGCAGAAGCTCAGCCTGGGAAACCAGCAGCGGGTCCAGCTCGCCGCCGCGCTGGTGCACGACCCCTCGGTGCTGATCCTGGACGAGCCGTTCTCGGGTCTGGACCCCGTGGCGGTCGAGGTGATGAGCACCGTGCTGCGTGAGATGCGCGACCGCGGCGTACCGGTGGTGTTCTCCAGCCACCAGCTGGAACTGGTGCAGCGGCTGTGCGACCGGGTGGGCATCGTGCGGCGCGGCAGCATGGTCGCCGACGGCACCGTCGAGGAACTGCGCTCCAGCGGTCCGGCGCGGCTGACCGTGCACGCTCCCAGGGCACCCGCCGACTGGGCGGAGGGACTTCCCGGCGTGACCGTGGAGAGCCGCGAGAACGGGCGCACCACGCTGCGGCTCGACGACACCGCCGACGACCAGCGGGTGCTGCGCGCCGCGCTGGAGACCGGACCGGTGCACGAGTTCAGCAGGGAACGCCCGAGCCTGACCGAGCTGTTCCGCGACGTCGTAACCGAGGAGATCGACGAGTGA
- a CDS encoding FAD-dependent oxidoreductase, giving the protein MTGHPAGTPPRATSLHAARRDTELAELAGGARPDVLVVGGGVTGTATALDAAARGLSVALVEAEDLASRTPRRSDVLPGGLPRDSGPTELARAHRDAVECETLSNTTAPHLVRTLPLLLPLDSGVPRGAELAMRAGLTGERAVRLAAGTPTTVLPAPRRIPAAEARALAPGLPVPGPRGGLLSFGTQLLDEARLVVALARTAAGFGARVLTRVRARRLHRDGADVVDRLADTEIRVRARSVINATGLRAAELVDGLLLNTLRTPGAVLEAGRLGPNAAGVVAAPHGRAEATVRCVPQPDGRSLVTAGEVELAGTPPETPESPEASAAEENDLLEAASRVLGRSARGAHPPESHVVSRAVPRRIARRRDGRGARPDHRGREHHVHTSPAGVISVVRGGLAPYRTAAAEAVDAAVRGCGLRAGGSRTATTPLVGAAAREKLAEPGAEQRLIARYGTEAGRVSAMTELDPALAEPVAPELPTSVAEVVWAVRHEGAMNAADVLDRRMPPGLSPEARAAALPRVADVVTRALRGVYR; this is encoded by the coding sequence ATGACTGGCCACCCGGCAGGCACCCCACCGCGTGCCACCTCGCTGCACGCGGCCAGGCGCGACACCGAGCTCGCGGAGCTGGCGGGCGGAGCACGCCCCGATGTGCTGGTCGTGGGCGGCGGGGTCACCGGCACCGCGACCGCCCTCGACGCGGCCGCCCGTGGCCTCTCGGTCGCGCTGGTGGAGGCCGAGGACCTCGCCAGTCGCACCCCGCGGCGGTCCGACGTCCTGCCGGGCGGCCTTCCCCGCGACAGCGGCCCGACGGAGCTCGCCCGGGCACACCGCGACGCGGTGGAGTGCGAGACGTTGTCGAACACCACCGCTCCGCACCTGGTCCGCACGTTGCCGCTGCTCCTCCCGCTGGACAGCGGCGTGCCACGCGGTGCGGAGCTCGCGATGCGAGCGGGCCTGACCGGCGAGAGAGCCGTGCGCCTGGCGGCGGGCACTCCCACGACGGTGCTCCCCGCGCCACGCCGGATCCCGGCAGCCGAGGCGCGGGCCCTGGCTCCCGGCCTCCCCGTGCCCGGCCCGCGCGGTGGTCTGCTGAGCTTCGGTACCCAGCTGCTCGACGAGGCCAGGCTGGTGGTGGCGCTGGCCCGGACGGCCGCCGGATTCGGGGCGCGGGTACTCACCAGGGTTCGCGCGAGACGGCTGCACCGCGACGGCGCGGACGTGGTGGACCGGCTCGCGGACACCGAGATCCGCGTGCGGGCCCGCTCCGTGATCAACGCGACCGGACTCCGGGCGGCGGAACTGGTGGACGGGCTGCTGCTGAACACGCTGCGCACTCCGGGAGCGGTGCTGGAGGCCGGACGGCTGGGGCCCAACGCGGCCGGGGTGGTCGCCGCACCGCACGGGCGAGCCGAGGCAACGGTGCGGTGCGTACCGCAGCCGGACGGCCGGTCGCTGGTCACGGCGGGGGAGGTGGAGCTGGCCGGCACCCCGCCGGAGACACCGGAGTCCCCGGAAGCGAGCGCGGCCGAGGAGAACGACCTGCTGGAGGCCGCCTCCCGCGTACTCGGCCGGAGCGCACGCGGGGCGCACCCACCGGAGAGCCACGTGGTCTCGCGCGCGGTGCCCCGGCGGATCGCTCGTCGGCGCGACGGGCGGGGAGCGCGCCCGGACCACCGCGGCCGGGAACACCACGTGCACACTTCACCAGCCGGAGTGATCAGCGTGGTGCGGGGTGGTCTCGCGCCGTACCGCACGGCCGCCGCCGAGGCCGTGGACGCGGCCGTGCGGGGATGCGGACTGCGTGCGGGCGGCAGCCGCACCGCGACCACTCCGCTCGTGGGAGCAGCGGCTCGGGAAAAGCTCGCCGAACCGGGCGCGGAGCAACGGCTGATCGCCCGCTACGGCACCGAGGCCGGACGCGTGTCCGCGATGACCGAGCTCGACCCGGCGTTGGCGGAACCGGTGGCCCCGGAACTGCCGACCAGCGTCGCCGAGGTGGTGTGGGCGGTACGCCACGAGGGGGCGATGAACGCGGCCGACGTCCTGGACCGCCGGATGCCTCCGGGGCTGAGCCCCGAAGCACGCGCGGCCGCGCTGCCTCGCGTGGCCGACGTCGTGACCCGGGCGCTGCGGGGCGTGTACCGCTGA
- a CDS encoding NADP-dependent oxidoreductase: MEVLVSDSSVPSTGVEIRLASRPQGWPTHDNFEIAEAPVARPGSGQVLVRNKVMSVDPYMRGRMSAAKSYVAPFEVGEPMDGGAVGEVVVSNSEQFTTGQLVLHSLGWREYAVVNESQATAVPDEAPPSTYLSVLGMPGMTAYVGLMDKAEFQAGDTVFVSGAAGAVGSIVGQLAKLNGAKRVIGSAGSAEKVRHLTEELGFDAAFNYKDGPVAEQLRTAAPDGIDVYFDNVGGDHLEAAIAAMNDFGRIAACGAISQYNVTEAQPGPRNMAHFVTKRLTMRGFIVNDNGHLKREFFEHVAPLVREGKLRYEETTVDGLRNAPEAFLGVLRGDNTGKMIVNI; encoded by the coding sequence ATGGAGGTTCTCGTGAGCGACTCATCCGTACCGAGCACGGGCGTAGAAATCCGGCTGGCCTCCCGCCCCCAGGGCTGGCCCACCCACGACAACTTCGAGATCGCCGAAGCCCCCGTGGCGCGGCCGGGATCGGGACAGGTTCTGGTGCGCAACAAGGTGATGAGCGTCGACCCCTACATGCGGGGCCGAATGAGCGCGGCCAAGTCCTACGTCGCCCCCTTCGAGGTCGGCGAGCCGATGGACGGCGGGGCCGTCGGCGAGGTCGTCGTCAGCAACTCGGAGCAGTTCACCACCGGCCAGCTCGTGCTGCACAGCCTCGGCTGGCGGGAGTACGCCGTGGTGAACGAGTCGCAGGCCACCGCGGTGCCCGACGAGGCGCCGCCGAGCACCTACCTCAGCGTGCTCGGCATGCCGGGGATGACGGCCTACGTCGGGCTGATGGACAAGGCCGAGTTCCAGGCGGGCGACACCGTCTTCGTCTCCGGCGCGGCCGGGGCCGTGGGCTCGATCGTCGGCCAGCTGGCCAAGCTGAACGGCGCCAAGCGCGTGATCGGCAGCGCCGGTTCGGCCGAGAAGGTCCGTCACCTCACCGAGGAGCTCGGGTTCGACGCCGCGTTCAACTACAAGGACGGCCCGGTGGCAGAACAGCTGCGCACAGCCGCTCCCGACGGGATCGACGTGTACTTCGACAACGTCGGCGGTGACCACCTGGAGGCCGCCATCGCGGCGATGAACGACTTCGGCCGCATCGCCGCCTGCGGCGCGATCTCGCAGTACAACGTCACCGAGGCGCAGCCGGGCCCGCGCAACATGGCCCACTTCGTGACCAAGCGGCTGACCATGCGCGGATTCATCGTCAACGACAACGGCCACCTCAAGCGGGAGTTCTTCGAACACGTCGCCCCGCTGGTGCGCGAGGGCAAGCTGCGCTACGAGGAGACCACCGTGGACGGGCTGCGCAACGCCCCCGAGGCGTTCCTCGGGGTGCTGCGCGGGGACAACACCGGGAAGATGATCGTCAACATCTGA
- a CDS encoding FtsK/SpoIIIE domain-containing protein: MRKRNERRNAIQAAFDRLSATAATARGAATNELARVEAENAKQEHALRIARHGVSAVARDPGEFEGSDRPEFRRALEEAVEERTEVFSEWTARGPSELAELVSDAAPGTASAPWREWLGSIGTADARIPAPTLWRFGTAHVPDAPEAAEFPAAVPLLDESHLRITCRSATLESATRDAAESLVQNLLLRMLSYYEPGLVRVHVWDIARLTGTLPGLFPLTRSGLLTAHDPTRLDDLLEELAEHIRRIHTTALLGGHTSLKSLAAETGHRGEPWRVAVLFGDGEPLRDEQQQQLQRVARNGLACGIQLIVVDLPMTVNNSLESVTLIAPDAARSSMTGPHLTIRPDEVPPRERVSRACSAISEAFQSRRARVRTFEDLLPGQLWTQDSTGGLTAPVGFFEGEPVRISLGDTSPHTLIGGPSGSGKTNFLYGMLGSLAARYSPDELEMYLLDFKEGVSFAQFTPGSRDPSWLPHARLVGVNVNTDREFGLALLRFLATEMRRRADAAKEQEVTKLEELRQRDPQGRWPRIVAVIDEFQYLFAERDAVSSQAATLLEDVARRGRSQGIHLVLASQDVSGIEAFWGKPAIFEQFILRVALPKARRVLVDNNTTALELPRWHAVVNHESGVKHGNEVVRVPDATASETFDSLQHRLWERHLWETGRRNARPPRLFDGSHLPGLTGTADFEELRPAAPRRPRVLLGQVIDVRGTAAALSFERSPGRNLAVLGSAQQDATAVLGAGAVSLGRQFSPGNAEFTVATLNEDTAEDAWAVAGTLREDGHTVTFIGPSELEDTLRELSESVDERGGAPAGGSETVPRYLLLYAVDAVQSMLERKDPESRTSGLDRLRKVLKQGPECGVHTIGWWRSAQRLRNTLGMGPTDDVGAWVAFDVQGQELSPLAAGQPITWSPRVHRGLFFDRSVHSHPEVVLPFDLTEAVGRFPEEPSLADADPGDLPRPRGSETVSPNTAGEETTDD; this comes from the coding sequence GTGCGTAAACGCAACGAACGGCGCAACGCCATCCAGGCGGCCTTCGACCGGTTGAGCGCCACCGCAGCCACGGCCCGCGGCGCGGCGACGAACGAACTCGCGCGCGTGGAGGCGGAGAACGCCAAGCAGGAGCACGCACTGCGCATCGCGCGGCACGGGGTTTCCGCCGTGGCGCGCGATCCGGGCGAGTTCGAGGGCTCGGACCGGCCGGAGTTCCGCCGCGCGCTGGAAGAGGCGGTCGAGGAACGCACGGAGGTGTTCTCCGAGTGGACCGCACGGGGGCCGAGCGAGCTCGCGGAGCTGGTTTCCGACGCCGCTCCCGGCACCGCCTCGGCTCCGTGGCGGGAGTGGCTCGGCAGCATCGGCACGGCCGATGCCCGGATCCCCGCGCCGACGCTCTGGCGCTTCGGCACCGCCCACGTACCGGACGCCCCGGAGGCCGCCGAGTTCCCGGCGGCGGTTCCGCTGCTGGACGAGTCGCACCTGCGGATCACCTGCCGCTCCGCCACGCTGGAAAGCGCCACCAGGGACGCCGCCGAGTCGCTGGTGCAGAATCTGCTGCTGCGGATGCTGTCCTACTACGAGCCCGGACTGGTCCGGGTGCACGTCTGGGACATCGCGCGGCTGACCGGCACGCTGCCGGGCCTGTTCCCGCTGACGCGTTCCGGCCTGCTCACCGCGCACGACCCGACCAGGCTGGACGACCTGCTGGAGGAGCTGGCCGAACACATCCGCCGCATCCACACCACCGCACTGCTCGGCGGTCACACCTCGCTGAAGTCGCTGGCCGCGGAAACCGGCCACCGGGGAGAGCCCTGGCGGGTGGCCGTGCTGTTCGGGGACGGCGAACCGCTCAGGGACGAACAGCAGCAGCAGTTGCAGCGGGTGGCGCGCAACGGTCTGGCCTGCGGGATCCAGCTGATCGTGGTGGACCTGCCGATGACGGTCAACAACTCCCTGGAGTCGGTGACGCTGATCGCGCCCGACGCGGCGCGCAGCAGCATGACGGGTCCGCACCTGACGATCCGCCCGGACGAGGTGCCACCACGGGAGCGAGTGAGCAGGGCGTGCTCGGCGATCTCCGAGGCGTTCCAGTCCAGGCGCGCACGGGTACGCACCTTCGAGGACCTGCTGCCGGGACAGTTGTGGACACAGGACTCGACGGGCGGGCTGACGGCACCGGTCGGCTTCTTCGAGGGGGAACCGGTACGGATCTCGCTCGGTGACACCAGCCCGCACACGCTGATCGGCGGTCCCAGCGGTTCCGGGAAGACGAACTTCCTCTACGGCATGCTCGGCAGCCTGGCCGCGCGGTACAGCCCGGACGAGCTGGAGATGTACCTGCTGGACTTCAAGGAGGGCGTGTCGTTCGCGCAGTTCACGCCCGGCAGTCGGGATCCGAGCTGGCTGCCGCACGCGCGGCTGGTCGGGGTCAACGTCAACACCGACCGCGAGTTCGGGTTGGCGCTGCTGCGCTTCCTGGCCACCGAGATGCGCAGGCGGGCCGATGCGGCCAAGGAGCAGGAGGTCACCAAGCTGGAGGAACTGCGGCAGCGGGACCCGCAGGGCAGGTGGCCGCGCATCGTGGCGGTGATCGACGAGTTCCAGTACCTGTTCGCCGAGCGCGACGCGGTGTCCAGCCAGGCCGCCACCCTGCTGGAGGACGTGGCGCGCCGGGGCCGTTCGCAGGGGATCCACCTGGTGCTGGCCAGCCAGGACGTTTCCGGTATCGAGGCGTTCTGGGGAAAGCCCGCCATCTTCGAGCAGTTCATCCTCCGAGTGGCGTTGCCGAAGGCGCGTCGGGTGCTGGTGGACAACAACACCACGGCGCTGGAACTGCCCCGCTGGCACGCGGTGGTCAACCACGAGTCCGGTGTCAAGCACGGCAACGAGGTGGTCCGCGTACCGGACGCCACCGCCTCGGAGACGTTCGACTCGCTGCAGCACCGCCTCTGGGAACGGCACCTGTGGGAGACGGGCAGGCGCAACGCGCGCCCGCCCAGGCTGTTCGACGGTTCGCACCTGCCCGGGCTCACCGGCACGGCCGACTTCGAGGAACTGCGCCCTGCCGCTCCCCGGCGCCCACGGGTGCTGCTGGGGCAGGTGATCGACGTGCGGGGCACGGCGGCGGCGCTGTCGTTCGAGCGCTCGCCCGGCAGGAACCTGGCAGTGCTGGGTTCGGCCCAGCAGGACGCCACGGCCGTGCTCGGGGCGGGCGCGGTCTCGCTCGGGCGGCAGTTCTCCCCGGGGAACGCGGAGTTCACCGTCGCGACGCTGAACGAGGACACGGCCGAGGACGCGTGGGCCGTCGCGGGCACACTGCGCGAGGACGGGCACACGGTCACGTTCATCGGACCCAGCGAGCTGGAGGACACGCTGCGGGAGCTCTCCGAGTCGGTCGACGAACGCGGCGGGGCTCCCGCCGGTGGTTCGGAAACCGTGCCGCGCTATCTGCTGCTCTACGCGGTGGACGCGGTGCAGTCGATGCTGGAGCGCAAGGATCCGGAGAGCAGGACCAGCGGTCTCGATCGGCTGCGCAAGGTCCTCAAGCAGGGCCCGGAGTGCGGGGTGCACACCATCGGCTGGTGGCGCAGCGCCCAGCGGCTGCGCAACACACTGGGCATGGGTCCCACCGACGACGTGGGGGCCTGGGTGGCCTTCGACGTGCAGGGGCAGGAGCTCTCGCCGCTGGCGGCCGGTCAGCCGATCACCTGGTCGCCACGGGTGCACCGGGGACTGTTCTTCGACCGCTCGGTGCACTCGCACCCCGAGGTGGTCCTGCCGTTCGACCTCACCGAGGCGGTGGGGCGCTTCCCCGAGGAACCGAGCCTGGCTGACGCCGATCCCGGTGACCTCCCCAGACCGCGCGGTTCGGAAACCGTCTCGCCCAACACCGCCGGGGAGGAGACCACCGATGACTGA